A window of Deltaproteobacteria bacterium contains these coding sequences:
- a CDS encoding ABC transporter substrate-binding protein, giving the protein MKMRGIGILAALLAAVFLVLPGTYALAEEPITIGCPLSTAYLYGWDADRAIRLAVDEINANGGVDVGGVKRPFKVEVMDTRDLEPGVPVSEALLAVEKLILEKKADFLVGGPVRSEAALAAMSLLSKHKKVSIFTTGFLTPKFHAMVAKDYDKFKYCFRIHGEAVQLVKEIMACFQEIKAKYGLDKVFIMVQDVSHARGGGKVLGKVAADKGWQVLGTEIYPTGTTDFSMGLIKAKKAGAQILNIWMDMPESSILLKQWYDMKVPALPFGSTLAAAEQPGFWKATEGKGEYTLCNVVNAGNAPSEATPWTMKFYDAYTKKWGIEPEGLGASSSYMAIYVLKDAIERAESLDPDKVVAALEKTDMMGVYGRIQFSPKGHQIIPSFDPKEGAVGSILQWQDGKRVVVFPKSIAKGEIQLPPWMKK; this is encoded by the coding sequence ATGAAAATGAGAGGTATTGGAATCTTGGCGGCCCTGCTGGCGGCGGTTTTTCTGGTTCTGCCCGGGACCTATGCCCTGGCTGAAGAACCGATAACCATTGGCTGTCCCCTTTCGACGGCCTATCTTTACGGGTGGGATGCGGACCGGGCCATCCGGCTGGCGGTGGATGAGATCAACGCAAACGGGGGCGTCGACGTGGGAGGCGTCAAGCGGCCTTTCAAGGTGGAGGTGATGGACACCCGGGATCTGGAACCGGGCGTTCCAGTGAGCGAGGCCCTTCTGGCCGTTGAAAAACTGATCCTCGAAAAGAAGGCGGATTTCCTCGTGGGCGGTCCTGTCCGGTCCGAGGCGGCCCTTGCGGCCATGAGCCTGCTTTCCAAACACAAGAAGGTGTCGATTTTTACGACAGGCTTTTTGACCCCCAAATTTCACGCCATGGTGGCCAAGGACTATGACAAGTTCAAGTACTGCTTTCGTATCCATGGGGAAGCCGTGCAGCTGGTCAAGGAGATCATGGCCTGCTTCCAGGAAATCAAGGCCAAATATGGTCTGGATAAGGTCTTTATCATGGTGCAGGATGTGTCCCATGCCCGGGGCGGAGGGAAAGTCCTCGGCAAGGTGGCGGCCGACAAGGGATGGCAGGTCCTGGGTACGGAGATCTATCCCACCGGGACCACGGATTTTTCCATGGGCCTCATCAAGGCCAAAAAGGCCGGTGCTCAAATCCTCAACATCTGGATGGACATGCCGGAAAGTTCCATTCTCCTGAAACAATGGTATGACATGAAGGTGCCGGCCCTCCCCTTCGGTTCCACCCTGGCCGCTGCGGAACAGCCCGGCTTCTGGAAGGCCACCGAGGGAAAAGGGGAGTACACCCTTTGCAATGTGGTCAATGCCGGCAATGCCCCGAGCGAGGCCACGCCCTGGACCATGAAGTTTTACGATGCCTACACCAAGAAATGGGGCATCGAGCCCGAGGGCCTGGGCGCTTCCAGCAGCTATATGGCCATATATGTGCTCAAGGATGCCATTGAACGTGCGGAATCACTGGATCCCGATAAGGTCGTCGCTGCATTGGAGAAGACAGATATGATGGGCGTCTATGGTCGCATTCAATTCAGCCCCAAGGGCCATCAGATCATCCCGAGCTTTGACCCCAAGGAAGGGGCTGTTGGGAGCATCCTTCAGTGGCAGGATGGAAAAAGGGTCGTTGTCTTTCCCAAGTCGATTGCCAAGGGAGAGATCCAGTTGCCGCCATGGATGAAGAAGTAA
- a CDS encoding branched-chain amino acid ABC transporter permease, translating into MDILIYGTINSIALALMALGFALVYGISRVPNFAHGAIYVLSGFITWTFLNSLGLHYALSIVITMVLIGALGALLYQFVLIRVRGMAISEIIASYAIGLAILEGLRWGGFKGMSYTLPPFIEGSVMIGGIPVDFQRILVVGLGALIVLGLWAFTHYTRIGLALRGMAQDERAALMLGIDSDLMAVVAMAIGAMLAGLAGVLLLPLGNIVVESGYNVLILAIAVCIVGGLGSWMGAVLAAFLIGFAQILTVVYLGSHYQMVVALLAIIFTLILKPSGLFGMQKELEERV; encoded by the coding sequence ATGGATATTCTGATTTACGGCACCATCAACAGCATCGCCCTGGCCCTGATGGCCCTGGGGTTCGCCTTGGTCTACGGGATCAGCCGGGTCCCCAATTTCGCCCATGGGGCCATTTACGTGCTGAGCGGCTTCATCACGTGGACCTTTCTAAACAGTCTCGGTCTTCATTACGCGCTCAGCATCGTGATCACCATGGTCCTAATCGGGGCATTGGGGGCACTGCTCTATCAGTTTGTCCTGATCCGGGTCAGGGGGATGGCCATTTCCGAGATTATCGCATCCTACGCCATCGGTCTGGCCATCCTGGAAGGACTGCGGTGGGGCGGTTTCAAGGGGATGAGCTATACCCTTCCGCCCTTTATTGAGGGGAGCGTCATGATCGGCGGCATCCCGGTTGATTTTCAGCGGATCTTAGTGGTGGGGCTCGGCGCCCTGATTGTCCTGGGCCTCTGGGCCTTTACGCATTATACCCGGATCGGCCTGGCCCTGCGCGGCATGGCCCAGGATGAACGGGCCGCCCTCATGCTCGGGATCGACTCGGATCTGATGGCCGTGGTGGCCATGGCCATCGGCGCCATGCTGGCCGGCCTCGCAGGCGTCCTCCTCCTCCCCTTAGGCAACATCGTGGTGGAATCCGGGTATAATGTGCTTATCCTGGCCATTGCCGTGTGCATTGTGGGAGGACTCGGAAGTTGGATGGGTGCGGTCCTGGCCGCCTTTCTGATCGGCTTTGCCCAGATCCTGACAGTGGTCTATCTAGGAAGCCATTATCAGATGGTGGTCGCCCTGCTGGCCATCATCTTTACCCTCATCCTCAAGCCCTCCGGATTGTTCGGCATGCAAAAGGAACTGGAGGAAAGGGTGTGA
- a CDS encoding branched-chain amino acid ABC transporter permease, translated as MGNSKQSRRERLDRGIKVRSDGLYALMSWRELAYLTMPRLVLIVGMLILPLAMPGMYWERVITIVCIYALLALSFDFLAHYLGLVCLGGAFFVGVGGYIAAILNTSLGLPPIVTVPAATLLGAVICTVLLLPCLPLRGVYFAIVTLMYPLVLARIIEALDIFGGTDGIMGVDSFANRWLEQYAVIGLVLLFLFGTRRLVNVDIGLVFRAVKDNDQAVRASGMNVSFYKAIAVFVASAMGCLSGACLVHIYMWAGISLFALDFSILPIAATVIGGAGTLVGPVLGCIILVPISELLREFGTLRIVFYSLILVGFVVFRSEGIMVYGERKYHQFQRWVNV; from the coding sequence ATGGGAAACAGTAAACAAAGTCGCAGGGAAAGGCTGGATCGGGGCATCAAGGTCCGGTCCGATGGGCTGTACGCCCTCATGTCGTGGCGGGAGCTGGCCTATCTCACCATGCCCAGGCTGGTGCTGATTGTGGGAATGCTGATCCTTCCCCTGGCGATGCCCGGGATGTACTGGGAACGGGTCATCACCATTGTCTGCATCTACGCCCTACTGGCCCTCAGTTTCGATTTTTTGGCCCACTATCTGGGCCTCGTGTGCCTGGGGGGGGCCTTCTTTGTGGGGGTCGGCGGGTATATCGCGGCCATCCTCAATACCTCTTTGGGGCTCCCTCCCATCGTGACCGTACCCGCGGCCACCCTGTTGGGCGCCGTGATCTGCACGGTCCTTCTCCTCCCCTGCCTTCCGTTGCGGGGCGTCTATTTTGCGATTGTGACGCTCATGTACCCGTTGGTCCTGGCCAGAATCATCGAGGCCCTGGATATCTTTGGGGGGACGGACGGCATCATGGGCGTGGACAGCTTCGCCAACCGGTGGCTGGAACAGTACGCCGTGATCGGCCTGGTCCTTTTGTTCCTCTTCGGGACCCGACGGCTGGTCAATGTGGACATCGGCCTGGTCTTCCGGGCGGTCAAAGACAATGACCAGGCGGTGCGGGCATCCGGGATGAACGTTTCCTTTTACAAGGCAATCGCCGTGTTCGTCGCATCGGCCATGGGATGCCTGAGCGGGGCCTGCCTGGTCCATATCTATATGTGGGCCGGCATCTCCCTCTTTGCCCTCGATTTTTCCATCCTCCCCATAGCGGCCACAGTCATCGGCGGCGCAGGCACCCTGGTGGGACCGGTATTGGGGTGCATCATTCTGGTCCCCATATCCGAACTGCTTCGGGAATTCGGGACCCTGCGCATCGTTTTTTATTCCCTGATACTGGTCGGCTTTGTGGTGTTTCGGAGCGAGGGAATCATGGTCTACGGTGAACGGAAGTATCATCAGTTCCAGAGGTGGGTCAACGTATGA
- a CDS encoding ABC transporter ATP-binding protein: protein MSEKPILEARELTKAFGGILALNRVSFDVYPGEILGIIGPNGSGKTTLVNCITGFIKMTSGNVRFKGKDITRKPAHKIADMGVTRTFQVMRPYYSLPAYKNLVIPLFSPRARRTGGWRGGGKLGDRNTVGIDILEEIGFERDSYVPYKMASTLPTGYLKRLELARCLAVKPEVILCDEVFSGLSMSEIASMVPLIERLQMDGITLIMIEHRLRELFRVANRVMVLNFGEKLVEGTSDEVMADKSVKEAYFGSEEVEEVMTYA, encoded by the coding sequence ATGAGCGAAAAACCGATACTCGAAGCCAGGGAGCTCACCAAGGCATTCGGCGGCATCCTAGCCCTGAACCGCGTCAGCTTTGACGTGTATCCGGGGGAAATCCTGGGCATCATCGGTCCCAACGGTTCCGGGAAGACCACCCTGGTCAACTGTATCACCGGTTTCATCAAGATGACCTCCGGAAACGTCCGGTTCAAGGGAAAAGACATTACCCGGAAACCGGCCCACAAGATCGCGGATATGGGGGTCACCCGAACCTTTCAGGTTATGCGGCCCTATTACTCCCTTCCTGCTTACAAAAACCTGGTGATCCCGCTCTTTTCTCCGCGGGCCAGACGGACCGGCGGATGGAGGGGCGGGGGCAAGTTGGGAGATCGCAATACCGTCGGCATCGACATCTTGGAAGAGATCGGATTTGAGCGGGACTCCTACGTCCCCTACAAGATGGCCTCTACCCTTCCCACGGGATACCTGAAACGGCTGGAACTGGCCCGCTGCCTGGCTGTTAAGCCCGAGGTGATCTTGTGCGACGAGGTCTTCTCAGGACTCAGCATGAGCGAGATCGCCAGCATGGTCCCCCTTATTGAACGACTTCAGATGGACGGGATCACCCTCATTATGATCGAACACAGATTAAGAGAGCTGTTCCGTGTGGCCAACCGGGTAATGGTCCTCAACTTCGGCGAGAAACTCGTGGAGGGCACCTCTGACGAAGTAATGGCCGACAAGAGCGTCAAAGAGGCCTATTTCGGATCGGAAGAGGTGGAGGAGGTCATGACCTATGCTTGA
- a CDS encoding ABC transporter ATP-binding protein encodes MLDAADLMVFYENMLALNNVHIRCKDKEIVGVFGANSAGKSTLMYTISGIMEDIRKKELMAGGERITVLGNITYMGENIMGLKPSRRARKGIVLCPERRRIFSESSVLENLRIGGYLATPSQAKATLDYVFRLFPALERLKKRIGGFLSGGEQQMLAIGRALMAQPKLLLLDEPLMGLSPLIQATLVRATRVIRDETSISIMVTEQYARPVFPIVDYAFILENGAAVLEGTREELMDNPDVRSAYFGV; translated from the coding sequence ATGCTTGATGCAGCCGACCTGATGGTCTTCTACGAGAACATGCTGGCCCTCAACAACGTGCATATCAGGTGCAAGGATAAGGAGATCGTGGGGGTTTTCGGGGCCAACAGCGCGGGCAAATCCACCCTGATGTATACCATCTCCGGGATCATGGAGGATATCCGGAAAAAGGAGCTGATGGCGGGGGGTGAACGGATCACGGTCCTCGGGAATATCACTTACATGGGCGAAAATATCATGGGGCTCAAGCCGAGCCGGCGGGCCAGAAAAGGGATTGTTTTATGTCCCGAGCGGCGCAGGATATTCAGTGAGAGCAGCGTCCTTGAAAATCTCCGGATCGGCGGCTATTTGGCCACGCCGTCCCAGGCCAAAGCGACCCTGGATTATGTGTTTCGGTTGTTCCCGGCCCTGGAGCGGCTCAAGAAACGGATCGGCGGCTTTCTGAGCGGGGGCGAGCAGCAGATGCTGGCCATTGGCAGGGCGTTAATGGCCCAGCCCAAGCTCCTTCTCTTAGACGAACCGTTGATGGGCCTCAGCCCTTTGATACAGGCCACGCTGGTCCGAGCCACCCGGGTGATCCGGGATGAAACGTCCATTTCCATCATGGTGACGGAACAATATGCGAGGCCGGTTTTTCCGATCGTGGACTATGCCTTTATCCTCGAAAACGGGGCCGCCGTACTGGAAGGGACCCGGGAGGAATTGATGGACAATCCGGATGTCAGATCGGCCTATTTCGGGGTATGA
- a CDS encoding AMP-binding protein has translation MSRSQDDWENEVTFTRFDRMSEKYPDRTAIVYLGERFTYAQLRDLSERFAGALADMGVKKGDRVMIYVSNCAQWVIAFLGIQKVGAVLVPVSPIYTSFEIEYMIKDAGVETVICLDTNFCYIQETFSTTGLKRAIVTNLVDILPFWKRYLGVLFDKIPNGKVDKDKRVYSFSSLLKHAPLKEKVELDPWKDLAYILFTGGTTGFPKGVPGNHIGMTSYVNDVTEDVAGKYLKEGEDVYIAVNPLFHIMALGLFMALGLNKGNKTVLMPMPQVDAILESVHRHGVRWLLGVPALYRMILENDRLDQYDLSSLRYCYCGGDMLPLEVFKRWKAYTGFPIYQVYGSTEAGHVTYSRIDRELKPGGIGLPLKSRECIVVDPETLENVPQGESGELLVTSPYTVKMYWNKPDETERSYVDIDGKTYYRMGDFVKEDKDGELIYVERSADIIKHKAYRVSASEVEAVLQNHPTVIGACVVGIPDPKVGERIKAIVVLKEDARGVGGAELIRWCREHLASYKVPGYIEFRDMLPKSKVGKLLRREIRDEERRRLQKEKKKL, from the coding sequence ATGAGCAGAAGCCAGGATGATTGGGAAAATGAGGTAACCTTTACCCGGTTCGACCGGATGAGCGAAAAATATCCGGACAGGACGGCCATTGTGTACCTGGGTGAACGGTTCACCTACGCGCAACTTCGGGACCTGAGCGAGCGCTTCGCCGGGGCACTGGCGGACATGGGGGTCAAGAAGGGCGATCGGGTCATGATCTATGTCTCCAATTGCGCCCAATGGGTGATCGCCTTTCTGGGCATCCAGAAGGTGGGGGCCGTGCTGGTGCCGGTTTCTCCCATCTACACATCGTTTGAAATCGAATATATGATCAAGGATGCGGGCGTGGAGACCGTCATATGCCTGGATACCAATTTCTGTTACATCCAGGAAACCTTCTCCACCACCGGGCTGAAACGTGCCATTGTGACCAATCTGGTGGATATCCTCCCTTTTTGGAAACGATATCTAGGCGTCCTCTTCGACAAGATACCCAATGGTAAGGTAGACAAGGACAAACGGGTCTATTCCTTCTCATCCCTTCTCAAACACGCGCCTCTCAAGGAGAAGGTCGAGCTGGACCCATGGAAAGACCTTGCCTATATTCTATTTACGGGGGGGACCACCGGCTTTCCCAAGGGGGTGCCGGGCAACCATATCGGGATGACCTCCTATGTCAACGATGTGACCGAAGACGTGGCCGGAAAATATCTAAAGGAGGGGGAGGATGTCTATATCGCGGTGAACCCCCTATTCCATATCATGGCACTGGGACTCTTCATGGCCCTCGGTCTGAACAAGGGGAATAAGACCGTGTTGATGCCCATGCCCCAGGTGGATGCCATTCTAGAATCCGTTCACCGCCATGGGGTCCGCTGGCTGTTAGGCGTGCCGGCCCTCTACCGGATGATACTGGAAAACGACCGTCTGGATCAATACGATCTGAGTTCGCTGAGATACTGCTATTGCGGGGGCGATATGCTTCCCCTGGAGGTCTTCAAGCGCTGGAAGGCCTATACCGGTTTTCCCATCTATCAGGTATACGGGTCGACCGAGGCGGGGCATGTGACCTACAGCCGCATCGACAGAGAACTCAAGCCGGGCGGCATCGGCCTTCCCCTCAAAAGCAGGGAGTGTATCGTGGTCGATCCGGAGACCCTGGAAAATGTGCCCCAGGGAGAAAGCGGCGAGCTTCTGGTGACCTCACCGTACACGGTGAAGATGTACTGGAACAAGCCGGACGAAACCGAACGGTCTTATGTGGATATCGACGGGAAGACCTATTATCGAATGGGCGATTTTGTAAAAGAGGACAAAGATGGGGAGCTGATCTATGTGGAGAGATCCGCGGACATCATCAAACATAAGGCCTATCGGGTTTCCGCATCCGAGGTGGAGGCCGTGCTTCAGAATCATCCCACGGTCATCGGGGCCTGCGTGGTCGGGATCCCTGACCCCAAGGTGGGGGAACGGATCAAGGCCATCGTGGTTCTCAAGGAAGACGCCCGGGGCGTGGGCGGCGCCGAACTGATCCGATGGTGCCGGGAACACCTGGCCTCTTACAAGGTACCGGGCTATATAGAATTCAGGGATATGCTTCCCAAGTCCAAGGTCGGCAAGCTGCTCAGGAGGGAAATCAGGGATGAGGAGCGCCGGCGGCTCCAAAAGGAAAAGAAAAAGCTATAA
- a CDS encoding response regulator: MGESPLKHTRILAVDDEPDVLETLKEQLEGYEGILIDTATDYNHAYHLIRSWTYDLVILDIMGVRGFDLLNASVSLGFPTVMLTAHALSPEALKKSIEMGARAYIPKEKLGEIAPFLEDVLTLSHKPGWQRLFKRLGGFFDSAFGSEWQKDEKSFWEQVRSGHYEPKPIIFKSGTRATR; the protein is encoded by the coding sequence ATGGGGGAAAGCCCGCTGAAGCATACACGCATTCTGGCCGTGGACGACGAACCGGATGTCCTCGAAACCCTCAAGGAACAGCTTGAGGGGTATGAGGGCATCCTCATTGATACGGCGACCGATTACAACCATGCCTATCATCTGATCCGGTCCTGGACCTATGACCTCGTCATCCTCGATATTATGGGCGTTCGCGGATTCGATCTGCTCAACGCCTCGGTATCCCTCGGCTTCCCGACGGTTATGCTGACGGCGCACGCCCTGAGCCCGGAGGCCCTCAAAAAGTCCATTGAGATGGGGGCAAGGGCCTATATCCCCAAGGAGAAACTGGGTGAGATCGCCCCCTTTCTGGAGGATGTGCTCACTCTCAGCCACAAGCCCGGATGGCAAAGGCTCTTTAAACGGTTAGGGGGATTTTTCGACAGTGCCTTCGGGTCTGAATGGCAAAAAGATGAAAAATCCTTCTGGGAGCAGGTTCGATCGGGGCATTACGAACCCAAACCCATCATCTTTAAAAGTGGAACCCGCGCTACCCGCTGA